From the genome of Mixophyes fleayi isolate aMixFle1 chromosome 2, aMixFle1.hap1, whole genome shotgun sequence, one region includes:
- the ERAL1 gene encoding GTPase Era, mitochondrial has product MWAAVFRTVRAEAARGLAERRAASVILLRKQNPHRINVFTACLYGKDSVIGKLLGVSQDLPANECLAQQAPAVSFNKDERDSLLKQIPDLPENPKILRIAIIGAPNVGKSTLSNQLLGRKVFPVSSKVHTTRCKTQGILTEGDTQMILLDTPGMVNAAKAKKHRLEQSLQLDPWESMKLADVVVVLVDVSDKWMRKSLHSEVLSCLSQYSHIPSILVLNKIDLVKQKSILLEVTGKLTEGLVNGKKAMVKSSRTSGKNVKPDHQLRTAEGDPSLNIEENTEWQRSRVQPEGDIEQDQFSGVIPGSNAEQGPVHRDLKDKIGWPHFQEVFMLSALNGDEIETLKKYLMSLAKPGEWEFHSEVITTQSPQEMCNNIIREKLLEYLPKEIPYNITQVTEFWEEGAGGELVIKQTLLVPKENHVKLVIGAGGELIGRIANEAGRDLMNIFFCDVQLRLSVKFKK; this is encoded by the exons CAAGTGTTATACTTCTGAGAAAGCAGAATCCGCACAGGATTAACGTATTTACAGCTTGTCTGTATGGGAAGGACTCGGTTATTGGGAAGTTGTTAGGGGTGAGCCAGGACTTGCCTGCAAATGAATGTCTTGCCCAGCAGGCACCAGCTGTTTCCTTTAATAAAG ATGAACGGgacagtttattaaaacaaattccGGACCTACCAGAGAACCCCAAAATCCTAAGAATTGCCATTATTGGTGCTCCAAACGTGGGAAAATCAACTTTATCAAACCAGCTTCTTGGCAGAAAG gtgtttcctgtgtccagCAAAGTTCACACCACACGGTGCAAAACACAAGGTATCCTCACTGAGGGAGACACACAGATG ATTCTGCTGGACACTCCTGGCATGGTCAATGCtgcaaaagcaaaaaa GCATCGCCTGGAACAATCCCTTCAGTTGGACCCCTGGGAGTCCATGAAGTTGGCTGACGTAG TGGTGGTTCTGGTGGATGTTTCGGATAAGTGGATGAGAAAATCTTTGCACTCGGAGGTTCTCAGTTGTCTGTCGCAGTACTCCCATATCCCCAGCATACTTGTGCTAAACAAA ATTGACCTGGTAAAACAAAAAAGCATTTTGCTGGAAGTAACGGGTAAACTGACTGAAGGATTAGTAAATGGGAAGAAAGCCATGGTAAAATCTTCAAGAACTTCAGGCAAAAATGTTAAACCAGACCACCAACTTAGAACAGCGGAAGGTGACCCATCACTGAATATAGAAGAGAACACAGAATGGCAGAGGAGCAGAGTGCAGCCAGAGGGCGATATAGAGCAGGATCAGTTCTCGGGAGTCATTCCAGGTTCTAATGCTGAACAAGGACCAGTGCACAGAGACCTAAAGGACAAGATTGGGTGGCCTCATTTCCAAGAGGTTTTCATGCTTTCAGCCTTAAATGGAGATGAAATTGAGACACTAAAG AAGTATCTGATGAGCCTGGCCAAACCCGGAGAATGGGAATTCCATAGTGAGGTCATTACCACCCAATCACCGCAGGAAATGTGCAACAATATTATCAGAGAGAAGCTACTGGAGTATTTGCCTAAAGAGATACCTTACAATATCACCCAG GTCACAGAATTTTGGGAGGAAGGTGCAGGTGGGGAACTGGTTATTAAGCAGACATTGCTTGTGCCAAAGGAAAACCATGTG AAACTCGTCATTGGCGCTGGTGGGGAGCTGATTGGCAGGATTGCGAATGAGGCCGGACGCGATCTGATGAACATCTTCTTCTGTGATGTCCAGCTACGCCTTTCGGTGAAGTTTAAGAAGTGA